One Manihot esculenta cultivar AM560-2 chromosome 18, M.esculenta_v8, whole genome shotgun sequence genomic window carries:
- the LOC110605977 gene encoding protein NRT1/ PTR FAMILY 5.10-like, with the protein MPVASASTSTSTSDSPDVQAPILYDTVDYKGLPVNKSYSGGWKSASLIIGVEVAESFAYYGISSNLIAFLTGPLGQSTATAAENVNAWSGTASLLPLLGAFVADSFLGRYRTIVVASVIYLLGLALLTLSAMFPSHSDSDCPISSTITSCSPHPFQVVLFFSALYLVALGHGGHKPCVQAFGADQFDGQDPEECKAKSSFFNWWYFCMSLGILVTILTLIYIQDNIGWALGFGIPCVAMVIELFIFLLGTKTYRYSVKVEKNSAVRRIGRVFLTTIRNWRIYPSAIAYEEEACEMLRHHHPQQLKFLNKALLAPNGLKGDGKVCSLSEVEEAKAVLKLTPIWVTCLPYAVVFAQPSTFFTKQGATMYRTISKGLEIPPAMLQCFSSLAIISSIAIYDRVFVPIARALTGKPSGISMLQRIGTGMFLSAFLTAIAALVEMKRLEVAREHGLVDLPGVTLPMSVWWLVPQYVLCGVSNVFTMVGLQEFFYDQVPKELRSVGLSLYLSIFGIGSFLSSFLISAIEKCTGGQGHDSWFANNLNRAHLDYFYWLLAGLSMVQFVAYLYFAKNYVYNR; encoded by the exons ATGCCCGTCGCTAGCGCGTCCACGTCCACGTCCACCTCCGATTCACCGGACGTCCAAGCTCCTATACTGTACGACACCGTTGATTATAAAGGCCTCCCCGTCAATAAATCTTACTCCGGTGGCTGGAAATCCGCCTCTTTAATAATAG GAGTGGAGGTTGCTGAGAGTTTTGCATACTATGGGATTTCGTCGAACCTAATTGCATTTTTGACCGGGCCGCTTGGTCAGTCGACGGCTACTGCGGCGGAGAACGTCAATGCCTGGTCAGGAACGGCGTCGTTACTTCCTTTATTAGGTGCATTTGTTGCCGATTCTTTCCTTGGGAGATATCGCACCATTGTTGTTGCTTCTGTTATCTACCTCTTG GGACTTGCCTTGTTGACCCTATCAGCAATGTTCCCTTCTCACAGTGATTCTGATTGCCCTATCTCCAGTACTATCACATCTTGCTCTCCTCATCCATTTCAAGTAGTTTTATTCTTCTCTGCTCTATATTTGGTAGCACTTGGGCACGGTGGGCATAAACCTTGTGTTCAGGCTTTTGGGGCAGATCAATTTGATGGACAAGACCCTGAGGAGTGCAAAGCCAAAAGCTCATTCTTCAATTGGTGGTATTTCTGTATGAGTTTGGGCATTTTAGTAACAATATTAACCTTAATCTACATCCAGGACAACATTGGTTGGGCTCTTGGATTTGGAATCCCATGTGTTGCGATGGTGATTGAACTATTCATCTTCTTACTTGGAACCAAGACATATCGCTATAGTGTCAAAGTTGAAAAGAATAGTGCAGTCCGGAGAATTGGTCGGGTATTTCTTACAACAATTAGGAATTGGCGAATTTACCCTTCTGCAATAGCTTATGAAGAGGAAGCTTGTGAAATGCTACGTCACCACCATCCTCAGCAGTTAAA ATTTCTCAACAAAGCCCTGCTTGCACCGAATGGCTTAAAGGGAGATGGGAAAGTGTGTAGCCTTAGTGAAGTTGAAGAAGCTAAGGCTGTACTTAAGCTTACTCCAATATGGGTTACGTGTTTGCCATATGCTGTTGTGTTTGCACAGCCGTCAACTTTCTTCACCAAGCAAGGAGCAACAATGTATAGGACAATTTCAAAAGGTTTAGAAATCCCACCAGCTATGCTTCAATGCTTTAGTAGCCTTGCCATTATCTCATCCATCGCAATCTATGACCGTGTATTTGTTCCCATAGCAAGGGCTTTAACCGGGAAACCTTCTGGCATTTCAATGCTTCAGAGGATTGGAACTGGGATGTTTTTATCTGCATTCTTAACAGCTATTGCTGCTCTAGTTGAAATGAAGAGGCTTGAAGTTGCTCGAGAACACGGTCTCGTTGATTTGCCAGGCGTGACACTTCCAATGAGTGTTTGGTGGTTAGTTCCTCAATATGTCTTGTGCGGAGTGTCTAATGTGTTTACAATGGTTGGTTTGCAAGAATTCTTCTATGATCAAGTCCCCAAAGAGTTGAGAAGTGTGGGCCTTTCCCTTTACCTCAGCATCTTTGGTATAGGGAGTTTTCTGAGCAGCTTTCTTATATCTGCCATTGAAAAATGCACTGGTGGGCAAGGGCATGATAGTTGGTTTGCTAATAATCTGAATCGGGCTCATCTTGATTACTTTTATTGGTTACTTGCTGGATTAAGCATGGTACAATTCGTTGCCTACTTGTACTTTGCAAAAAACTATGTATATAATAGGTAA
- the LOC122721257 gene encoding protein NRT1/ PTR FAMILY 5.10-like, translating to MAITSASSSDSPDIRAPLLYDTVEGSVDYKGRSVYKFNSGGWRSASFIIGVEVAERFAYYGIASNLITFLTGPLGQSTATAAENVNAWSGTASLLPLLGAFVADSFLGRFRTIIVASLIYILGLGLLTLSAILPSFSASDCPSTNISTKCSANPIQVVLFFFSLYLVALGQGGHKPCVQAFGADQFDGQDPKEYKAKSSFFNWWYFCMCSGTLVTLLFLNYIQDNLNWALGFGIPCIMMVIALILFLLGTKTYRYSVKVEEKSAFLRIGLVFVSAIKNWRTSPSALALEEETRGMLPHQSSEQFKFLNKALLTPNGSKETGKVCSLSEIEEAKAVLRLVPIWATCLVYAVAFAQSSTFFTKQGVTMDRSISPGFKVPPATLQSFISLAIVLFIPIYDRIFVPIARALTGKPSGITMLQRIGTGMFLSALSMAIAALIETKRLEVAREHGLIDKPNVTVPMSIWWLVPQYVLFGLADVFTMVGLQEFFYDQVPSELRSVGLSLYLSIFGVGSFISSFLVSAIEKATGGEGHDSWFANNLNRGHLNYFYWLLAALSVVQLFVYLYFAKNYVYNR from the exons ATGGCTATCACAAGTGCGTCCTCTTCCGATTCACCAGACATCCGAGCTCCTCTGCTGTACGACACCGTCGAGGGTTCTGTTGACTACAAAGGCCGTTCTGTTTATAAATTCAACTCAGGCGGCTGGAGATCCGCGTCTTTTATTATAG GAGTTGAGGTTGCTGAGAGATTTGCTTACTATGGGATAGCGTCCAACCTGATTACGTTTTTGACGGGGCCACTTGGTCAGTCGACGGCTACTGCGGCGGAGAACGTCAACGCTTGGTCGGGAACGGCGTCTTTGCTGCCTTTGTTAGGTGCATTTGTTGCTGATTCTTTCCTTGGGAGATTCCGCACTATTATTGTTGCCTCTCTTATCTATATCTTG GGACTTGGCTTGTTGACTCTATCGGCAATTCTTCCTTCTTTCAGTGCTTCTGATTGCCCAAGCACCAACATTAGCACAAAGTGTTCAGCTAATCCAATTCAAGTAGTCTTGTTCTTCTTTTCTCTATATTTGGTAGCACTTGGGCAAGGTGGGCATAAACCTTGTGTTCAGGCTTTTGGAGCAGATCAGTTTGATGGACAAGACCCTAAGGAGTACAAGGCCAAAAGCTCATTTTTCAATTGGTGGTACTTCTGCATGTGCTCTGGCACCCTAGTAACACTACTGTTTTTAAACTACATCCAAGACAACCTTAATTGGGCTCTTGGATTTGGAATTCCATGTATTATGATGGTCATTGCACTTATTCTCTTCTTACTTGGAACCAAGACATATCGCTATAGTGTCAAAGTAGAAGAGAAAAGTGCATTTCTAAGGATTGGTCTGGTATTTGTTTCAGCAATTAAGAATTGGCGAACTTCCCCTTCTGCACTAGCTTTAGAGGAAGAAACACGCGGAATGCTACCTCACCAAAGTTCTGAGCAATTCAA GTTCCTCAACAAGGCCCTGCTTACACCAAATGGCTCTAAGGAGACTGGGAAGGTGTGTAGCCTTAGTGAAATTGAAGAAGCGAAAGCAGTACTTAGGCTTGTTCCAATATGGGCTACATGCTTGGTATATGCTGTTGCATTTGCACAATCCTCAACTTTCTTTACCAAGCAAGGGGTAACTATGGATAGATCAATTTCCCCGGGATTTAAAGTACCACCAGCTACACTTCAATCTTTTATCAGCCTTGCCATTGTCCTATTTATTCCCATCTATGACCGCATTTTTGTTCCCATAGCAAGGGCTTTAACTGGGAAACCTTCTGGCATCACAATGCTTCAGAGGATTGGAACTGGAATGTTTTTATCTGCTCTATCTATGGCAATTGCTGCATTGATCGAGACGAAGAGGCTTGAAGTTGCTCGAGAACACGGGCTAATTGACAAGCCAAATGTGACAGTTCCAATGAGCATTTGGTGGCTAGTTCCTCAATATGTCTTGTTCGGACTTGCTGATGTATTTACCATGGTAGGCCTGCAAGAATTCTTCTATGATCAGGTACCTAGTGAATTAAGAAGTGTGGGTCTCTCTCTCTACCTCAGCATATTCGGTGTAGGAAGCTTTATAAGCAGCTTTCTTGTCTCTGCCATTGAAAAAGCCACTGGTGGGGAAGGCCATGACAGTTGGTTCGCCAATAATCTAAACCGGGGTCATCTCAATTACTTCTATTGGCTACTTGCTGCGCTAAGTGTAGTACAATTGTTTGTTTATTTGTATTTTGCAAAGAATTATGTGTATAATAGGTGA